A single genomic interval of Croceibacter atlanticus HTCC2559 harbors:
- a CDS encoding M16 family metallopeptidase encodes MKLLTFWGCAFLAVFTAQAQQVEFTEFDLDNGLHVILHQDNSAPVVTTGVMYHVGAKDEAPGRTGFAHFFEHLLFEGTENIARGEWFNIVAANGGSNNANTTQDRTYYYETFPSNSLELGLWMESERMLHPVINEIGVETQNEVVKEEKRSRIDNAPYGKIIYATGINKYVFDKHPYANSVIGSMEDLDAAELQEFKDFFKKYYAPNNAVLVVAGDIDVAKTKAMVKNYFGAIPSGEEVARVDIKETPISETITATEYDDNIQIPAKLYVYRTPSMKERDAYILEMISSILTDGKSSRMYKKMVDQDKSALQVLAFTRPQEDYGTYIMGALPLGDTELSTLATAMDEEINKLKNELISEREYQKLQNKFENNFVSSNSSIQGVANSLARYYMLYEDINLINKEIEIYRSITREEIKEAANKYLNKNQRLELDYLPTPESK; translated from the coding sequence ATGAAATTACTAACCTTTTGGGGTTGTGCATTTTTAGCAGTATTTACTGCCCAGGCACAACAGGTTGAATTCACAGAATTTGATCTTGATAACGGCTTACACGTTATCCTGCATCAAGATAATAGTGCACCAGTAGTAACCACTGGCGTAATGTATCACGTAGGTGCAAAAGATGAAGCTCCAGGAAGAACTGGATTTGCACACTTTTTTGAGCATTTACTTTTTGAGGGCACAGAAAATATTGCACGTGGTGAGTGGTTTAATATTGTAGCTGCAAATGGCGGTAGCAATAATGCCAACACAACTCAAGACAGAACATATTACTATGAAACTTTTCCTAGCAATAGTTTAGAGTTAGGGCTTTGGATGGAATCTGAACGTATGTTACACCCAGTAATTAATGAAATTGGGGTAGAGACTCAAAATGAAGTTGTAAAAGAAGAAAAGCGTTCACGTATAGATAATGCGCCTTATGGTAAGATTATTTATGCAACGGGTATTAATAAATATGTGTTTGATAAACATCCGTATGCTAATTCTGTAATAGGTAGCATGGAAGATTTAGATGCAGCAGAACTTCAAGAGTTTAAAGACTTCTTTAAAAAATATTACGCGCCTAACAATGCTGTATTAGTTGTTGCAGGAGATATAGACGTAGCTAAAACTAAAGCTATGGTGAAAAACTATTTTGGAGCAATTCCTTCTGGAGAAGAGGTTGCTAGGGTAGATATAAAGGAAACTCCAATTTCAGAAACTATTACAGCAACTGAATATGATGATAACATTCAAATTCCTGCAAAATTATATGTGTACAGAACACCATCTATGAAAGAAAGAGATGCTTATATCTTAGAGATGATTTCTTCAATTCTTACAGACGGAAAGAGTTCTCGTATGTATAAGAAAATGGTAGATCAAGATAAATCAGCTTTACAGGTGTTAGCTTTCACAAGACCTCAGGAAGATTACGGTACATATATTATGGGCGCACTGCCATTAGGAGATACAGAGCTATCTACTCTTGCAACAGCTATGGACGAGGAAATTAATAAGCTTAAAAATGAATTAATTTCAGAAAGAGAATATCAAAAACTTCAAAATAAGTTTGAGAATAACTTTGTAAGTTCAAACTCTAGCATTCAAGGTGTGGCTAACTCATTAGCAAGATACTATATGCTTTATGAAGATATTAATCTTATAAATAAGGAGATAGAAATTTACCGTTCTATAACTCGAGAAGAGATTAAAGAAGCAGCTAATAAATATTTAAATAAAAATCAGCGTTTGGAGTTGGATTACTTACCAACACCAGAGTCTAAATAA
- a CDS encoding M16 family metallopeptidase yields the protein MKRFLVFLLAFFLNVPVFSQVPAEEPVDQNLGESFKTINDSTFVLRNGLTVILSKNTSKVISVELSINNLPHSDFQIAGIDAVTDNLLNAKGDNYSAETKEGLVEVNLGINKSNFTSLTSKFTDHFEWFANVLVSPKFSENQLQAEKSQLISSISNTTDNPLDIVNRVGKTLSYGPEHPYGELSTIKSLNAITLQDVIIHYQRFAVPKNASLHIKGDLSINFLKNLLLNTFSNWTASNSLNSTVAETVNPQYTQLNFIQNDSIEYSRIQFLNTTDLSKESVDYPESLVALKLLNTLLSNESYETQAFLEILPLASRAIVNVSTASKQTPEVIMDVLDIIKTIRTQQIDDSRLKKIISELKEAYPNVDFSEVDANKVRLASVLHFKVNQMRIVIMADGYKFYERLKEIKLKGKTVPVKFYNTRAERVEDIKFERKLPEGVTIETVFENYLNAIGGIEKVIKINSLTIKAKAVINETRLNLEIKKSVDNNYMSQVLVGGNTLSKLVITEDSSYIWSGGQKKSIGSSELNALRYKSHPFLELLPEYSMLLRIETLNERDVLVVAFSDVSEEYYDFKTGLKTQSVVFDKDSGEKIITSYRNYSNVEGILYPSEISQKIGDATLFFEVTEIKVNPTFKPSEFE from the coding sequence ATGAAACGCTTTCTTGTTTTCTTGCTGGCATTTTTTTTAAACGTACCTGTCTTTTCTCAGGTGCCGGCAGAAGAGCCTGTAGATCAAAATTTAGGCGAGTCTTTTAAAACAATAAATGATTCTACTTTCGTATTAAGGAATGGATTAACTGTTATACTCTCAAAAAATACTTCTAAAGTAATTTCAGTAGAATTGTCTATTAATAATTTACCCCATTCAGATTTTCAAATCGCAGGAATAGATGCTGTAACAGATAATCTTTTAAATGCCAAGGGTGATAATTACTCTGCAGAAACAAAAGAAGGGCTTGTGGAAGTAAATTTAGGCATCAACAAGTCAAATTTTACAAGTTTGACATCTAAGTTCACAGATCATTTTGAGTGGTTTGCAAATGTTTTAGTTTCTCCAAAATTTTCAGAAAATCAATTACAAGCTGAAAAATCCCAGTTAATTTCGAGCATTTCTAACACAACAGATAATCCTTTAGATATTGTTAACCGTGTAGGGAAAACACTTTCCTATGGTCCAGAGCATCCTTATGGAGAGCTTTCAACAATAAAATCATTAAATGCAATTACACTACAAGATGTAATAATACACTACCAACGTTTTGCTGTTCCTAAAAATGCATCACTTCATATTAAAGGTGATTTATCTATCAACTTTCTTAAAAACTTGCTTTTAAACACTTTTTCAAATTGGACCGCGTCTAATTCTTTAAACTCAACCGTAGCAGAAACCGTAAACCCACAATATACTCAGCTTAATTTTATACAGAACGATAGTATAGAGTATAGTAGGATTCAATTTTTAAATACCACAGATTTAAGTAAAGAAAGCGTTGATTATCCTGAAAGCTTAGTAGCTTTAAAATTACTTAACACGTTATTAAGTAATGAATCATATGAAACACAAGCCTTCTTAGAAATATTGCCATTAGCATCTAGAGCCATAGTAAATGTTAGTACAGCTTCTAAACAAACGCCAGAAGTTATCATGGATGTTTTAGATATCATTAAAACTATAAGAACTCAACAGATTGATGACTCTAGATTAAAAAAAATAATATCTGAGCTCAAAGAGGCTTATCCAAATGTTGATTTTAGTGAGGTGGATGCAAATAAAGTAAGGTTGGCATCTGTACTTCATTTTAAAGTAAACCAAATGCGTATAGTTATTATGGCAGATGGTTATAAGTTTTACGAACGTCTTAAAGAGATTAAGCTGAAAGGAAAAACTGTCCCTGTAAAATTTTACAATACAAGAGCAGAGCGTGTAGAAGATATAAAATTTGAAAGAAAACTTCCCGAAGGTGTAACAATAGAAACTGTTTTTGAAAATTATTTAAATGCAATTGGAGGTATAGAAAAGGTTATAAAAATAAATAGCCTTACCATAAAGGCGAAAGCCGTTATCAATGAAACGCGATTAAATTTAGAAATAAAAAAGAGCGTAGATAATAATTACATGTCTCAAGTCTTAGTTGGAGGTAATACATTGAGTAAGTTGGTAATTACAGAAGACAGCAGTTACATTTGGTCTGGCGGTCAAAAAAAATCTATAGGAAGTTCAGAATTAAACGCTTTAAGATATAAATCTCATCCTTTTTTGGAGTTGCTGCCAGAATACTCTATGCTACTGAGAATTGAAACTCTAAATGAGAGAGATGTGCTAGTAGTAGCGTTTAGTGATGTGTCTGAAGAATATTATGATTTTAAAACAGGTTTAAAAACTCAAAGTGTAGTTTTCGATAAAGATTCTGGCGAAAAAATTATTACGAGTTACCGAAACTATAGCAATGTTGAGGGTATTTTATACCCTTCAGAAATTTCTCAAAAAATTGGAGATGCAACACTCTTTTTTGAAGTAACAGAAATTAAAGTAAACCCCACTTTTAAGCCTTCAGAATTCGAGTAA
- a CDS encoding DUF4199 domain-containing protein: MKNLTIPIKYGLAIGTALIAYFLILSLFGAHTNPIYSLLNGVLAGYGIYEGIKHYKLLKGEKFKYQKGFAAGMLSGFNATILFSVFMGIYASHLNPAFLDNIQWRLTGETGLGLFLFEVIIMGFATSVVLTLSFMQLFKKSWNTKDGKRHTYNKEEKK, translated from the coding sequence ATGAAAAATCTAACCATTCCTATAAAATACGGATTAGCTATTGGCACTGCATTAATAGCATACTTCTTAATTTTGTCATTATTTGGTGCACATACCAACCCTATATATAGTTTATTAAATGGTGTTTTAGCAGGTTATGGTATTTATGAAGGCATAAAGCACTATAAGCTACTTAAAGGTGAAAAATTTAAATATCAAAAAGGCTTTGCAGCAGGAATGCTATCTGGTTTTAACGCTACAATTTTATTTAGTGTGTTTATGGGTATTTACGCGTCTCACCTAAACCCAGCATTTTTAGATAATATACAATGGCGTTTAACAGGAGAAACAGGTTTAGGACTCTTTTTATTCGAAGTTATTATCATGGGGTTTGCAACAAGTGTTGTATTAACACTCTCTTTTATGCAATTATTTAAGAAAAGTTGGAATACAAAAGATGGTAAAAGACACACTTACAACAAAGAAGAAAAAAAATAA
- the rplU gene encoding 50S ribosomal protein L21 — MYAIVEIAGHQFKVEKDQKVYVNRLSAEEGDSVEFDNVLLVGDGDNITLGAPAIDGALIGAKVVKHLKGDKVIVFKKKRRKGYRVKNGHRQYLSEIVIESITASGAKKKATSSKAEAKPKAKKETAKAAPKATAKKASGKADDLKKIEGAGPKAAEALVNAGVDTFEKLAKETPEHISEILSEASSRLAHLVTDTWPKQAQMAADGKWDELKEYQDKLDGGIEK; from the coding sequence ATGTATGCAATTGTAGAGATAGCAGGGCATCAATTTAAAGTTGAGAAAGACCAAAAGGTTTATGTTAACCGTTTGTCTGCAGAAGAAGGTGACAGTGTCGAGTTTGACAATGTACTTCTTGTAGGTGATGGAGATAACATTACTTTAGGCGCCCCAGCTATAGACGGCGCGCTAATAGGCGCAAAAGTCGTGAAGCACCTTAAAGGTGACAAAGTAATCGTTTTTAAGAAAAAAAGACGTAAAGGTTACAGAGTAAAAAACGGACACAGACAATACTTGTCTGAAATCGTAATTGAAAGCATTACTGCTTCAGGCGCTAAGAAAAAGGCGACTTCAAGTAAAGCAGAAGCTAAGCCAAAAGCGAAAAAAGAAACAGCTAAAGCAGCACCAAAAGCTACTGCAAAGAAAGCATCTGGAAAAGCAGACGATCTTAAAAAGATTGAAGGCGCAGGTCCTAAAGCAGCAGAAGCGTTAGTGAATGCAGGAGTTGACACTTTTGAAAAATTAGCTAAGGAAACTCCAGAACATATTTCTGAGATTTTATCTGAAGCAAGTTCAAGACTAGCACATTTAGTGACAGACACTTGGCCAAAGCAAGCTCAAATGGCAGCAGATGGTAAGTGGGATGAACTTAAAGAATATCAAGACAAATTAGACGGCGGAATTGAAAAATAA
- the rpmA gene encoding 50S ribosomal protein L27 yields the protein MAHKKGVGSSKNGRESESKRLGVKIFGGQAAVAGNIIVRQRGTAHNPGENVYAGKDHTLHARVDGVVKFTKKANNKSYVSVVPFEA from the coding sequence ATGGCTCACAAAAAAGGAGTTGGTAGTTCGAAGAACGGTAGAGAATCAGAATCGAAACGCTTAGGTGTAAAGATTTTTGGTGGTCAAGCTGCCGTTGCAGGAAATATCATCGTAAGACAACGTGGTACTGCACATAATCCAGGTGAAAATGTGTACGCCGGTAAAGATCATACGCTTCACGCAAGAGTTGACGGCGTTGTGAAATTTACAAAGAAAGCAAACAATAAATCTTACGTAAGCGTAGTACCTTTCGAAGCTTAA
- the asnS gene encoding asparagine--tRNA ligase yields MKTLKVADVLKSEQYHQEIAVNGWVKAFRSNRFLALNDGSTINNLQCVIDFENLPEDILKEINIGAAVRIKGILEESEGAGQRVEIQVKDIKIEGVANPEDVKLTILSPKRHSLEKLREQAHLRVRTNTGAAVMRLRSKLSFAVHKYFQDNGFYYVNTPIITGSDAEGAGEMFKVTAMDLKNPAKNEDGSINYKEDFFGKETNLTVSGQLEAETFALGLGQVYTFGPTFRAENSNTSRHLAEFWMIEPEVAFCDLAGNMDLAEDFIKYVIGYVLENCDEDLEFLENRLVQEDKSKPQAERSDMLLRDKLKFVLENNFKRVSYTEAIDILKSSKPNKKKKFKYIIEEWGADLQSEHERYLVEKHFKCPVILFDYPANIKAFYMRLNEDGKTVRAMDILFPGIGEIVGGSQREERLDVLKEKMTALDIPEEELWWYLDTRKFGTCVHSGFGLGFERLVQFATGMGNIRDVIPFPRTPLNAEF; encoded by the coding sequence ATGAAGACACTTAAAGTTGCAGACGTTTTAAAAAGCGAGCAATATCATCAAGAAATAGCAGTTAACGGATGGGTAAAAGCATTTAGAAGCAATAGATTCTTAGCTTTAAATGATGGCTCTACAATTAATAACCTACAATGTGTTATAGATTTTGAAAACTTGCCAGAAGACATATTAAAAGAAATTAATATTGGTGCAGCGGTACGCATTAAGGGTATTTTAGAAGAAAGTGAAGGCGCAGGACAGCGCGTGGAAATACAAGTAAAAGACATAAAAATAGAAGGTGTAGCAAATCCTGAAGATGTTAAGCTTACAATTTTATCCCCTAAGCGTCATAGCTTAGAAAAACTTAGAGAGCAGGCACACTTAAGAGTAAGAACAAACACTGGCGCAGCAGTAATGAGATTACGCTCAAAACTATCATTTGCTGTACACAAGTATTTTCAAGACAACGGTTTTTACTATGTAAACACGCCTATTATTACAGGAAGCGATGCAGAAGGTGCTGGAGAAATGTTTAAAGTGACTGCAATGGATTTAAAAAATCCTGCTAAAAATGAGGATGGTAGCATAAACTACAAAGAAGATTTCTTCGGAAAAGAAACTAACTTAACTGTTTCCGGTCAATTAGAAGCTGAAACTTTTGCATTGGGCTTAGGACAAGTTTATACATTTGGCCCAACATTTAGAGCAGAAAACTCAAACACTTCTAGACATTTAGCAGAATTTTGGATGATTGAGCCTGAAGTAGCATTTTGTGATCTTGCAGGCAATATGGACTTAGCAGAAGATTTCATAAAATATGTGATTGGTTATGTTTTAGAAAACTGTGATGAAGATCTTGAGTTTTTAGAAAACAGATTGGTTCAAGAAGACAAATCAAAACCTCAAGCAGAACGTTCAGACATGTTATTAAGAGACAAACTAAAGTTTGTTTTAGAAAATAATTTTAAGCGTGTTAGTTACACAGAAGCTATAGATATACTAAAGAGCTCTAAACCAAATAAAAAGAAAAAGTTTAAATATATAATTGAAGAATGGGGCGCAGATTTACAGTCTGAGCACGAACGCTACTTAGTAGAAAAACACTTTAAATGCCCTGTAATCTTATTTGATTATCCAGCTAACATTAAAGCGTTTTATATGCGTTTAAATGAAGATGGAAAAACAGTAAGAGCTATGGACATACTTTTTCCAGGTATTGGAGAAATAGTTGGCGGTTCACAACGTGAAGAGCGTCTGGATGTTCTAAAAGAGAAAATGACTGCTCTAGACATACCTGAAGAAGAGCTTTGGTGGTATTTAGATACAAGGAAATTTGGCACGTGTGTGCATAGTGGTTTTGGATTAGGGTTTGAACGCCTTGTGCAATTTGCTACCGGTATGGGTAACATAAGAGATGTAATTCCATTCCCTAGAACACCGCTTAATGCAGAGTTTTAA
- a CDS encoding RluA family pseudouridine synthase, translating to MQLVEKHTVKEVTAHIRIQEYGPLVFNTLPSRSSVKKAIKKGLIFINGKQADSADWIEEGQLLEVFQLKPTTKHFKLNLDVLFEDDYVAVINKPAGYPTSGNFFKTIAKALPYNLKISTKNDALLIPQPIHRLDNPTSGVLVVAKTKSSQINLNKQLELKGIQKTYIAVVHNTPDSNMLFNDNIDGKESESKLEIIKTFKVKDDIYSLVELFPKTGRTHQLRIHTSKAGYPIVGDQLYGISSEKNKKLLLHAKSIQFKHPVTGNEVFTTSELPKRFEKLLNLS from the coding sequence TTGCAATTAGTTGAAAAACATACTGTAAAAGAAGTTACGGCTCATATTCGAATTCAAGAATATGGGCCGTTAGTCTTTAATACATTACCTAGCAGAAGCAGTGTAAAAAAGGCTATAAAAAAAGGATTAATATTTATTAATGGTAAACAAGCAGACTCTGCAGATTGGATTGAAGAAGGACAACTTCTAGAAGTTTTTCAATTAAAACCTACAACTAAACATTTTAAGCTTAACCTTGATGTGTTATTTGAAGATGACTATGTAGCCGTTATAAATAAACCAGCAGGTTATCCTACAAGTGGTAATTTCTTTAAAACAATTGCTAAAGCCTTACCCTATAATTTAAAGATTTCTACTAAAAATGATGCTCTTTTAATACCACAACCCATACATAGGTTAGACAATCCTACATCTGGAGTTTTAGTGGTTGCTAAGACCAAATCTTCTCAAATAAATTTAAACAAACAACTAGAGTTAAAGGGCATTCAAAAAACATACATTGCAGTTGTACACAATACTCCAGATAGTAATATGCTTTTTAATGACAATATTGATGGCAAAGAATCTGAAAGTAAATTAGAAATCATTAAAACCTTTAAAGTTAAAGATGATATATATTCTTTAGTTGAGCTATTTCCAAAAACTGGAAGGACGCATCAATTAAGAATACACACTTCTAAAGCTGGTTATCCTATTGTAGGTGATCAACTATACGGCATATCTTCAGAAAAAAATAAAAAATTGTTGCTACACGCTAAATCTATTCAATTTAAACATCCGGTTACTGGTAATGAGGTTTTTACAACTTCAGAATTGCCAAAACGTTTTGAAAAATTATTAAACCTATCATAA
- the rpoN gene encoding RNA polymerase factor sigma-54, translated as MLRQQLKYKLSQKLSPQQIQLMKLIQLPTQAFEQRVKQELEENPALDSGKERDEKHDDDFDNSQDDYEERETIETDINVDEYLSDDDIPSYRLNANNYSADDEEKSVPYASGTSFGQFLKTQLQTYRLSDIDRQIAEFLVGSVDESGYIRRSIDDVVDDLAFTQNVYTDNETVSKILQIVHQLDPAGVGARSLQECLLIQLKRKTPTKDIDLAIRLIEDAFDHFTKKHYSKLLSKFDITEDELREAIDEIEHLNPKPGGAYSGNTRIVEHVVPDFTIKIVDGDLELTLNGRNAPQMHVSRDYSNMMKGYKEAKEKTKAQRDAVMFIKQKLDAAKWFIEAIKQRQETLFVTMSSIMHYQKEYFLTGDERNLRPMILKDIADEIEMDVSTVSRVANSKYVDTPYGTKLIKEFFSESMTNDQGEEVSTREIKKILEITVAEENKRKPLTDEKLAKILKEKGYPIARRTIAKYREQLDIPVARLRKEI; from the coding sequence ATGCTAAGACAGCAACTTAAATATAAATTATCTCAAAAGCTTTCTCCTCAACAAATACAGTTGATGAAGCTTATACAACTTCCTACACAGGCGTTTGAACAACGTGTAAAGCAGGAATTAGAAGAAAATCCTGCCCTTGATAGTGGCAAGGAAAGAGATGAAAAACATGATGATGATTTTGACAATTCTCAAGATGATTATGAAGAGCGAGAAACAATTGAAACAGATATAAATGTTGATGAATATCTTAGTGATGATGATATTCCTAGCTATAGATTAAATGCTAATAATTATAGTGCAGATGATGAGGAAAAAAGTGTACCCTACGCATCTGGAACATCTTTTGGTCAATTTTTAAAGACACAGTTACAAACCTATAGGCTGAGTGATATTGACAGGCAAATTGCCGAGTTTCTTGTAGGCAGCGTAGATGAAAGCGGTTATATAAGACGCTCCATAGATGATGTGGTAGATGATTTGGCATTTACTCAAAATGTATACACAGACAACGAAACTGTATCTAAAATTTTACAGATTGTACATCAATTAGATCCCGCAGGAGTTGGAGCAAGGTCTTTACAAGAGTGCTTATTAATACAATTAAAAAGAAAAACACCTACTAAAGATATAGATCTTGCTATTCGTTTGATTGAAGATGCTTTTGATCATTTCACTAAAAAACATTACTCCAAACTATTATCTAAGTTTGATATTACAGAAGATGAGCTTAGAGAAGCTATAGATGAAATAGAACATTTAAATCCAAAGCCTGGTGGCGCTTATTCTGGTAATACACGTATTGTAGAACACGTTGTGCCAGATTTCACTATTAAAATTGTAGATGGTGATTTAGAGCTTACACTAAATGGTCGTAATGCACCACAAATGCACGTGTCTCGGGATTATAGCAATATGATGAAAGGCTATAAAGAGGCTAAAGAAAAAACCAAGGCGCAGCGCGATGCTGTGATGTTCATAAAACAAAAGCTAGATGCTGCCAAGTGGTTTATTGAAGCCATTAAACAACGTCAAGAAACTCTATTTGTTACAATGAGCTCTATTATGCATTATCAAAAAGAATACTTCTTAACTGGAGACGAGCGCAATTTAAGACCTATGATTCTTAAGGATATAGCAGATGAAATAGAAATGGATGTTTCTACAGTATCGCGCGTAGCCAATAGTAAATATGTAGATACTCCTTATGGTACAAAACTTATTAAAGAGTTTTTTAGTGAGTCTATGACTAATGACCAAGGCGAAGAGGTTTCTACTAGAGAGATAAAAAAAATATTAGAGATAACTGTAGCAGAAGAGAATAAACGCAAACCATTAACAGATGAAAAGCTTGCAAAAATTTTAAAAGAAAAAGGTTATCCTATTGCAAGACGTACCATTGCTAAATATAGAGAACAACTAGATATTCCTGTTGCAAGGCTAAGAAAAGAAATTTAA
- a CDS encoding membrane protein, with translation MKWFLKLGSYLFHPLWMPFIGSFFYFYITPRYIDIYVIKAQLLAIGIVTILIPIIYFFMLKNMGLAQSIFLKNIKERRLPLLFFVILLLLLMNVIINRIDVPELYYFFGGILIASFTNFLLALLKIKVSLHMVGVSGLAMFTIALSIHYNINLLAIISALVIINGWVASSRLYAKAHTVVEVILGIAIGFLPQLFLLKFWL, from the coding sequence ATGAAGTGGTTTCTTAAACTTGGATCCTATTTATTTCATCCACTTTGGATGCCCTTTATAGGAAGTTTTTTCTATTTCTATATTACACCTCGGTATATAGATATTTACGTTATTAAAGCGCAACTATTAGCTATTGGCATTGTTACAATCCTTATCCCTATCATTTATTTTTTTATGCTTAAAAATATGGGGCTAGCACAATCTATATTTCTAAAAAATATAAAAGAACGCAGATTGCCTTTATTGTTCTTTGTTATCTTGCTTTTACTCTTAATGAATGTAATAATAAATAGAATAGATGTACCTGAATTGTATTACTTTTTTGGAGGTATATTAATCGCTTCATTTACTAATTTCTTATTGGCATTACTTAAGATTAAAGTAAGCTTGCATATGGTTGGTGTTTCTGGCTTAGCTATGTTTACAATTGCCCTAAGTATTCATTACAATATAAACTTGTTAGCCATTATAAGTGCACTTGTAATAATAAATGGTTGGGTAGCATCTTCTAGACTTTATGCAAAGGCCCATACAGTTGTAGAAGTTATTTTAGGAATAGCAATTGGTTTCCTGCCTCAACTATTCTTATTGAAGTTTTGGCTATAG
- a CDS encoding porin family protein, with the protein MKHIILILLTSISFVSLRAQESPERYDSRFDSIQKTTVDSLYLEDQFYVGFGFNLLLDKPGGFSQNGFSGGLHLGYIRDIPINKRRNFGFGIGVGWSINTYNQNLFIGEKETEQTIFNVVDRGDLDVNTNRFSTYLIEAPLELRWRTSTATDYKFWRIYAGVRLGYIYHFKSKFEQPNNAVNQTQLDELNRFRVAGTFTFGYNVFNFSFYYSLNPLFDGTLEDENTPVNLVPLKIGLMFYIL; encoded by the coding sequence GTGAAACATATTATACTCATACTTTTAACATCGATTTCTTTTGTAAGCTTGAGGGCTCAAGAGTCTCCAGAACGTTACGACAGTAGGTTCGATTCTATTCAAAAAACTACAGTTGATAGTCTTTATTTAGAGGATCAATTTTATGTGGGATTTGGCTTTAACTTACTTTTAGATAAACCAGGAGGCTTTTCTCAAAATGGTTTTTCTGGTGGTTTACACTTAGGCTATATAAGAGATATTCCAATTAACAAGCGAAGAAACTTTGGTTTTGGTATTGGTGTTGGTTGGTCTATAAATACTTATAACCAAAATCTTTTCATTGGAGAAAAAGAAACTGAACAAACTATATTTAATGTTGTAGATCGAGGTGATTTAGATGTTAATACAAATAGATTTAGTACGTATTTAATAGAAGCTCCTTTAGAGTTGCGTTGGAGAACTTCTACAGCAACAGATTATAAGTTTTGGAGAATTTATGCTGGCGTAAGATTAGGGTACATATATCACTTTAAATCGAAGTTTGAGCAACCTAATAATGCAGTTAATCAAACACAGTTAGATGAATTGAATAGATTTAGAGTTGCTGGTACATTTACTTTTGGTTATAATGTATTTAATTTTAGTTTTTACTATAGCCTTAACCCTTTATTTGATGGCACTTTAGAAGATGAAAATACTCCTGTTAATTTGGTGCCTTTAAAAATAGGCTTAATGTTTTATATTCTTTAA
- a CDS encoding ExbD/TolR family protein → MSKFKKKGNGDLPAISTASLPDIVFMLLFFFMVATVMRQNTLKVKNELPYADQVEKLDKKDLVMYIYAGKPSERYQSTFGKEARIQLNDKFADVKDIQQFIYTERESKREELVPLLTTALKVDKETNMGLVSDIKQELRRAEALKINYTTRKGESSKNNE, encoded by the coding sequence ATGTCTAAATTTAAAAAGAAAGGAAATGGTGATTTACCAGCTATCTCTACCGCTTCCTTACCAGATATCGTGTTTATGTTGTTATTCTTCTTTATGGTAGCAACAGTTATGAGACAAAACACTCTTAAAGTAAAGAATGAGTTGCCTTATGCTGACCAAGTAGAAAAGTTAGATAAGAAAGATTTGGTGATGTATATATATGCAGGTAAACCAAGTGAGCGTTATCAATCTACATTTGGTAAAGAAGCACGTATTCAGTTAAATGATAAATTTGCAGATGTTAAAGACATACAGCAATTTATATATACTGAGAGAGAATCTAAGCGTGAGGAGTTAGTTCCTCTATTAACAACAGCTTTAAAAGTTGATAAGGAGACTAATATGGGTCTTGTATCAGACATTAAGCAAGAGCTTAGACGTGCAGAAGCACTTAAAATAAACTATACCACAAGAAAAGGTGAGTCTAGTAAGAATAATGAATAA